The genomic DNA CCAGTTTCGACTGCATAGTCACGGACCAAGTCCCATGCCCGGTCTTCCAAAGATTTCGCGGATGCGGTCGTGCATGAAGGACGGAAATCCGTAGCCGTACTGGTGGACCAGTTGCTTCCAATCTGCCCCGGTCACTTTGCGCCGGCACTTCGGCGTGCCGCAGCCGCAAAGGAATTCCTGGTCGAAGCTGAAAGTGAATGTGCCGTAATCCATCGTCAGTTCTTCGCCGAAATCGACGTCCCTCAAAGTCACCACGTGGTCGTGGAGGTCGTAACCTGTGTTCGGTTCGCACGAGTGATTGAGAAAATTCGACGGATGCCTCGGGGCGTTGGGGTCCAGAGTGCCGAGGATCCGGGTCGGATGGTGATTGTAGGCGTATTTGAGGAAGATTCGGCGCCGGGAGGGGTCAAGCCTCTGGACCTCCGCCGGGGTCAATTCGATGAAGCTTTTTCTTTCCTCCTCATCCCACCAGTCGTTCCCGCCGAAAAGGATGGTCTTT from Verrucomicrobiota bacterium includes the following:
- a CDS encoding SET domain-containing protein, whose translation is MEPFKIVEGRFGKALVAMRPIPEKTILFGGNDWWDEEERKSFIELTPAEVQRLDPSRRRIFLKYAYNHHPTRILGTLDPNAPRHPSNFLNHSCEPNTGYDLHDHVVTLRDVDFGEELTMDYGTFTFSFDQEFLCGCGTPKCRRKVTGADWKQLVHQYGYGFPSFMHDRIREIFGRPGMGLGP